The Pectobacterium parmentieri genome segment CCGTACCGGAGGGAAGCGGAATAGGTGCCCGCTGCCGTACACCGTTATCATCAATATCGGCAATAATCAGTGCATTTTCCTGCCCAATCGCCGCGACAACAACCCGTTTTTCGCCCACAGCCGCTATCGCCAGATGACGCAGCGGTTGCGCGGGTAGCCCAAGTGAATACGCCTGCTCACCCAACGGATACACCCAGACAGGAGAACGGTTTTCCGTCCGTGATAATGCAGGCTGAACAAAAAGCAGACGGCCATCGGGTTGGCTCAAGGCATAAATCTGTCGCTCGCCCTGACTTTGCGCCAGCAGAGTCAGCGCAGGAACCAGTTGAATACGCGACATAGGCTGATTTTCCGCAAACGGAATAAATTCACCATAGCCCTGAGCATCGATACGAAAACCGATTTGCCCATTGTCGCTGAGTCCCAATGCCAGCGACGGTTCGACAGTGTGGCGTTGAACCGTTTTTTTCCCGTTGGCCGAAGGAGAAAGGAACAGTGGCGTCACCACATACAGTAGATAGAAGAAGATTAACAACAGCATAGCCAGCACCAGCAGCCCGCTGCCCGCCACAATGCGGTGAACCAAACGATCAACCCACGCTCGTCGACGATCCCGATACTGTAATGTGTTGCCGGTTTTTACCATTATTCTCGCCGTTAAAATGAAGCTGCCAGAGTCGTGTTGCTAACGTATTGCAGGTAGCATATGTTGCCTTTACGCCCATAATATGACAATGGTAAGTCTGTCTATGAATTAGATTTTATCGTCATCAACACGCCATAATGTTGTTGTACCCTATCTCCACAGCGGAAGGGTATGAATATTGGATGAACCTTCAGTACATGAGTTGAGCGGAGTGACAATGGGTCAGGACAAACTCTATATAGAGAAAGAATTAAGTTGGTTATCCTTTAATGAGCGAGTACTTCAGGAAGCAGCGGATAAAAGCAATCCATTAATCGAACGCATGCGCTTTCTGGGCATTTACTCCAGCAACCTTGATGAATTTTATAAAGTCCGTTTTGCCGACTTGAAAAGACGCATTCTGATTAACGAAGAACAAGGTCTGGACGGCAATCTGCGGCATCTTTTAGGCAAAATTCAGGCGCGTGTACTAAAAACCGATCAACTCTTTGACAGCTTGTATAACGAACTGCTGCTGGAGATGGCGCGTAACCAAATTTTTCTGGTCAACGAACGTCAGGTTTCCCCTAATCAGCAGGAGTGGCTGAGGGATTACTTTCGGCAATATCTGCGCCCGCACATCACGCCAATACTGATCTTTAACGAAACCAATTTGGTGGAGTTCCTGAAGGATAACTACACCTATCTGGCCGTCGAAATCATTCGTGGCGATGCGATCAGTTATGCCCTGCTGGAAATTCCTTCGGATAAAATACCGCGTTTCGTCAACCTGCCTGCGGAAGCGCCGCGTCGCCGTAAGACCATGATCCTTATAGATAACATTCTGCGTTACTGTCTTGATGATATCTTCAAGGGCTTCTTTGATTATGATGCGCTGAACGCGTATTCCATGAAGATGACGCGCGATGCGGAATACGATCTGGTCACGGAAATGGAATCCAGCCTGTTGGAGTTGATGTCCTCCAGCCTGAAACAGCGCTTAACCGCCGAACCGGTGAGATTCGTCTATCAGCGTGACATGCCGGACGCGATGGTCACGATGCTACAAGAGAAACTGGGGATTTCATCCTTTGACTCCGTGATCCCCGGCGGGCGTTATCATAATTTCAAAGATTTTATTTCTTTCCCGAACGTTGGACGCGCCAATCTGGTCAACAAACCGTTGCCTCGCCTGCGGCACACGGGATTCAACCATTTTCGCAACGGGTTTGATGCGATCCGCGAACGTGACATCCTGCTCTATTATCCGTACCACACCTTTGAACATGTGCTGGAGTTGCTGAGGCAGGCCTCTTTCGATCCCAGCGTGTTGTCCATCAAAATCAATATTTACCGCGTCGCCAAGGACTCACGCATCATAACCTCGATGATTCATGCGGCGCACAACGGCAAGAAAGTTACGGTGGTCGTGGAACTACAGGCACGCTTTGACGAAGAAGCGAATATCCACTGGGCCAAGCGTCTGACCGAAGCTGGCGTACACGTCATTTTCTCGGTACCCGGGCTGAAGATACATGCCAAGCTGTTTCTTATTTCCCGTCGTGAAGGGGAAAACATCGTGCGTTACGCACATATAGGCACCGGTAACTTCAACGAAAAAACCGCCCGTCTGTATACCGACTATTCGCTGCTGACCGCCGATGAACGCATTACCAACGAAGTCCGTCGCGTCTTCAACTTCATTGAAAACCCTTACCGTCCGGTCAGTTTCGAGCACCTCCTGGTGTCACCACAAAACTCCCGCGACAAACTTTACCAACTGATCGATACCGAGACCAAAAACGCGCTGGCTAATCGTGATGCAGGCATTACGCTTAAGGTAAATAATCTGGTGGATAAAGGGCTGGCGGAAAAGCTGTATCAGGCTTCCTCTGCGGGCGTGAAGATTAACCTGCTGGTACGCGGCATGTGCTCATTGATCCCTAATCTGCCGGGGATCAGTGAAAATATTCAGGTCATCAGTATTCTTGACCGCTATCTGGAACACGATCGGGTGTATGTCTTCAACAACGGTGGGGACAAAAAAGTCTACCTCTCCTCCGCCGACTGGATGACCCGTAATATTGATTATCGCATTGAAGTCGCAGTGGAAATCCTTGATCCCATTTTGAAAAACCGCGTACTGGAAACACTGGATATTCTGTTCAGCGACACGGTGAAAGCCCGCGTCATTGATAAAGAGTCGAGCAACCGCTATGTATCACGCGGCAACAAGCGTAAAGTACGCGCGCAAAATGCCATTTACGACTACATCAAGGCGTTGGAGCAACCTGGAGATAAGCCTGAATAATGCCGTTAACGAACAATGAAAAAATCGAGATGAAACCGCAAGAATTCGCGGCTATCGACCTGGGCTCCAATAGTTTTCACATGGTGATCGCACGCGTGGTAAACGGTGCACTTCAGGTGTTGGGGCGTTTAAAACAGCGGGTACATCTGGCCGACGGGCTGGACAACAAAAGTGTGCTCAGTGAAGAAGCTATTCAACGTGGCTTAAGCTGTCTGGCGCTGTTTGCCGAACGTCTGCAAGGTTTTCCGGCAATGAACGTCTCCATCGTCGGAACGCACGCGCTGCGTCAGGCGGCCAACGCGCAGGAGTTTTTGCGTCGTGCGGCGGATATCATCCCCTATCCGATAGAGATCATTTCCGGTCATGAGGAAGCCCGCCTGATTTTTATGGGCGTAGAGCATACGCAGCCGGAAAAAGGCCGCAAACTGGTTATCGATATCGGCGGTGGTTCTACAGAGCTGGTTATCGGGGAAGATTTCGAACCGATGCTGGTAGAAAGCCGTCGAATGGGGTGTGTCAGCTTCGCACAGCAATTTTTCCCCAATGGTGAAATCAGTGAAGCCAATTTCAAGCGCGCTCGGTTGGCTGCGGCACAAAAGCTGGAAACGCTGTCCTGGGAATATCGCATATACGGCTGGAAATTCGCCCTCGGTGCATCTGGAACGATCAAAGCCACACACGAAATTCTGGTGGAGATGGGGGAAAAAGACGGTCTGATTACCCCCGAACGACTGGAAATGTTACGCACGCAAATCTTGCAGTTTAAGCACTTTAAATCACTGAGCCTGCCGGGGCTGTCCGAAGATCGGCAGTCGGTGCTGGTGCCGGGTTTGGCGATTTTGTGTGGTATTTTCGATGCGCTGGCGATCAAAGAATTACGCTTATCCGATGGCGCGCTGCGCGAAGGTGTGCTGTATGAAATGGAAGGCCGTTTCCGCCATCAGGATATTCGGATCCGTACCGCACAAAGTCTGGCGACCCATTACAATATCGACCGCGAGCAGGCGCGACGCGTGCGGGAAACCACGCAACAGCTCTATGCGCAATGGGCAGAGCAAAATCCGAGCCTGATGCATCCGCAGCTTGAGGCCATCTTAAACTGGGCTTCCATGCTGCATGAAGTCGGATTGGGCATTAACCATAGCGGCATGCACCGCCATTCCGCCTATATTCTGCAAAATACCAACCTGCCCGGTTTCAATCAGGAACAGCAGCTTGTACTGTCAATGATCGTGCGACTGCACCGTAAAGCCATCAAACTGGAAGAGTTACCGCGGCTGAATCTGTTCAAAAAGAAGCAGTATTTGCCACTGGTGCAACTCTTGCGCCTTGCCACACTGTTGAATAACCAGCGTCAGGCAACGACAACGCCAGAATCATTGCAATTACATACCGATGACAATTACTGGACGCTGACGTTCCCGCACGACTTTTTTACCAATAACACGTTGGTACAGCTCGATCTGGAACGTGAACAGGAATATTGGCAGGACGTTACCGGCTGGAAGCTGATGATTGAGGAAGAGAAAGGCTGATTACCGAAGGTGTTGCGCAAGAAATCTGGTGCGCATTGGACACCATAATAAGGCCCAATTGTACCACCGCGTTGGCGGGTTCATTCTGGTTAACATAAAGTTAACCAGAATGGGGCCGATACCAAATTGATGGCTGGTGAGAATTTTAACCAACATCGTGCAACCTCGGTGGAAAGGCGCGCTTTCTTTTCATGCCGGATAGTAATCCAACTCAACGTTAAGGAGAGAAAAATGGATGTATCACAGATTGCCTCACTCGCAACCGACCTCAGCAACCTGCGCACCAGCAGTGAGGCCAGTACGCTTGTGATGAAAAAAGCGCTCGACAGCCAGGAAGCTGTTGCTTTAGGTATTTTGCAAGCGTTACCCCCGCTGCCAGCAAACCCGGCGATCGGGCGTAACGTCAATACCACGGCGTAATTCCGTCGTACTACACAACCCGCTTATCCGTTTTTGAGCGGGTTTTTTGTACCACCTCTCCCTATCCTCATGTACTTTCCTCTTCGTGCTAGTTCCTAAAACCCCATCCCAGCACCGAACGTGCGGAAACCGAAGCGGTCATCACCTTTTTCACAGCGACGGATTGACCTCGTCTATCGCTTGTGCCTAAATAAACAACAGCGAATGTTCGCTTTCACAGAGGATTTACTGGTAATGTCCACACTTGCCCACAAACGACGATTATCGATACGCCCACGACGAAGTGGCTCTCGGATCGCTCGTGCCGTTTTACTCATCAGCTTCGTTATCCTTTTAGGCCGTTTTGCTTACTCCACCATCACCGCGTTTGGCCATCATCAAGACAAGCAGCAGCAGCGTGCTGAACAATTATTGCTTCCTACCAACGTACTCATTAATCAGAAAGAGTAACGCTTAACCAAACCCGTCCCTTATATTCTACTTTTCTTCCTCAGGCTTTATTGCCTTCGCATTCTCGTGTTCGTTCTTCACGCCCGCGCACATTGCCCATTCAACCTTTGCCGTACAAATAAAAAAACGGCAGTGCGAATCTTCGCAGCTACCGTTTTCAACTCTCAGTAATACACTTACATCAAACCAGACTTAGACGATGGTCAAGGTCACATCGATGTTGCCACGCGTTGCATTGGAGTAAGGGCAAACGATGTGGGCTTTCTGCACCAGATCTTCAGCCACCGCACGCTCCAAACCTGGCAGAGAAATTTTTAACTCAACCTCAATACCAAATCCTGTAGGGATGGCGCCGATACCTACGCTACCGTTTACCGTGGTATCAGCCGGTACGGCGATTTTCTCACGCGCACCGACAAATTTCATGGCACCAAGGAAACAGGCAGAATAGCCGGCGGCAAACAACTGCTCTGGGTTAGTCCCCTCGCCGCCGGCACCGCCCAGTTCACGTGGCGTCGTCAATTTAATATCAACCGCGTTGTCGGAAGATACTGCACGACCATCACGACCCCCAGTGGCCTGAGCATGAGCAACGTATAATACTTTTTCAATAGACATAATGTGACTCCAGATAGTTAAGGAAATAGGGATGCTGCTGTTATTTCATTTACATAGCAAAAAATTAAATCGCACACTATTTAATGAGTTAAAATAAATTACTTAAAAACATGACACTACATAACAAATCTTACGATGTGTATAGAACAAGTGCGTGTTTAAAGATGTCCGATAAGGCTCTTACGTAGCATTTCAAGATCCTTTTTGATCGTCTGTAACTGTTCAAGATGACATTCCGTCGCACAAAACACGCTTTCAGGAATCGCTCGCGCCTGTTGCTGAAGGGCACGTCCTGCTTCGGTTAACCCAATCAGTACCTGACGTTCATCTTCCGTACCTCGGTTACGCACCACTAATCCTGCGCTTTGCAACCGTTTGAGCAATGGTGTCAGCGTCGCGGAATCCAGATACAGCCGCTCGCCCAGTTCAGATACCGTCAATCCCTCTCGTTCCCACAGTATCAGCATGACCAGATATTGGGGATAAGTCAGATTCAGCTCAGACAGCAAACGGCGATACAGCTTATTCATTGCCAGATTGGCAGAATACAGTGCGAAGCATAGCTGTCCATCCAGTTTGTAAGCGTTGTCGTTCATCGTCTCTGCCATCGGTGTCTGTTACGTTTCTGAGACTGACTTTATATCGCCAAAAACTAAATAGCAAACGATTTAATTTCACGTTAAATAAAAATCAGCATAAAAAACACTCTCGGCCAGTATCAGTTCGTTTTTCAGACTGCGATTCGCCAGTAATCCTATTCTTAATCTACTGATTTTGCGCTACGTTTAATAAAACATGGATAAAAAACAGACCGAGCATAAAACATTATGTCGAGTGTAAAAAAGCTTACCGACCTCCGACGCCGCATCTCCCTTCTGCTATTGGAAAATAAAGAACTGGTTGAAGACATCATCAATCGGCAACCCCCTATCACAGAACATGACGAAACCACGTTAGGCGACAAAACGGTTTTAAGTAACAAAATCAGGCTACGTGAAAAAAGTATTCTGCTCGATCAAACCGCAGAAATCAGCGAACTGATCGTCGCTCTCCATGCGGCTGACCTGGCCGATTTACTAGAGTCGTTACCACAGGATGAACGTCTGGCGCTCTGGCGGCTCATCCCCATAGCGAAACGTGGTCGCGTTTTGATTGAAGCCTCTGACAGTATTTCCGACGATCTGATCGGCGATATGCAGGATAAGGAAATTTTAAGGGCAGTTCGGGTACTCGATGTGGATGAACAGGCGCAATTATCTCGCCTCGTTCCCCGCCATTTATTGGGCCGAATACTGACCTCGCTTGAGCCGAAACAGCGCGCGCAGCTACGTGCCGCCATCAATTATGATGAAGATTGCCTTGGCCACATGATGGACTTCAAACTCATCACCATACGCGCCGATGTCACGCTTGCAGCCGTACAGCGCTATCTGCGCTACCGTAAAACCATTCCTGAATCTACCGATAAGCTGTTCGTGACCGACCGCAAAAATACGCTAATCGGTGAGTTATCTCTGGCGAGTATCCTGCTCCACTCACCTCATGCTTTGGTTACCGACGTTATGGATGCTCAGCCGCTGAGGTTTCAGCCTGAAGATAAAGTCAAAGAAGCCGCCGGGGCTTTTGAACGTTACGACCTAATCTCCAGCGCCGTAGTGGACAGCAAAGGCAAACTAATGGGACGCCTGACAATTGAGGATATCGTTGATGTCGTGAACAGGCAAAGCGACAGTAATCTGCGGCGTTCAGCAGGGTTAACGCCCTCTGAAGATGTTTATGCACC includes the following:
- the mgtE gene encoding magnesium transporter, which codes for MSSVKKLTDLRRRISLLLLENKELVEDIINRQPPITEHDETTLGDKTVLSNKIRLREKSILLDQTAEISELIVALHAADLADLLESLPQDERLALWRLIPIAKRGRVLIEASDSISDDLIGDMQDKEILRAVRVLDVDEQAQLSRLVPRHLLGRILTSLEPKQRAQLRAAINYDEDCLGHMMDFKLITIRADVTLAAVQRYLRYRKTIPESTDKLFVTDRKNTLIGELSLASILLHSPHALVTDVMDAQPLRFQPEDKVKEAAGAFERYDLISSAVVDSKGKLMGRLTIEDIVDVVNRQSDSNLRRSAGLTPSEDVYAPVYKSFRNRWAWLAINLCTALIASRVIGLFEHTLSHLVALATLMPIVAGIGGNTGNQTITMIVRALALHQLEHGKKSYLLLKELGVALVNGVIWGTMMGVVTFLLYGNPAMGGVMMLAILLNLLLAALMGVAIPLVMMKLGRDPAIGSSVMITAITDTGGFFIFLGLATLFLLP
- the ppk1 gene encoding polyphosphate kinase 1, whose product is MGQDKLYIEKELSWLSFNERVLQEAADKSNPLIERMRFLGIYSSNLDEFYKVRFADLKRRILINEEQGLDGNLRHLLGKIQARVLKTDQLFDSLYNELLLEMARNQIFLVNERQVSPNQQEWLRDYFRQYLRPHITPILIFNETNLVEFLKDNYTYLAVEIIRGDAISYALLEIPSDKIPRFVNLPAEAPRRRKTMILIDNILRYCLDDIFKGFFDYDALNAYSMKMTRDAEYDLVTEMESSLLELMSSSLKQRLTAEPVRFVYQRDMPDAMVTMLQEKLGISSFDSVIPGGRYHNFKDFISFPNVGRANLVNKPLPRLRHTGFNHFRNGFDAIRERDILLYYPYHTFEHVLELLRQASFDPSVLSIKINIYRVAKDSRIITSMIHAAHNGKKVTVVVELQARFDEEANIHWAKRLTEAGVHVIFSVPGLKIHAKLFLISRREGENIVRYAHIGTGNFNEKTARLYTDYSLLTADERITNEVRRVFNFIENPYRPVSFEHLLVSPQNSRDKLYQLIDTETKNALANRDAGITLKVNNLVDKGLAEKLYQASSAGVKINLLVRGMCSLIPNLPGISENIQVISILDRYLEHDRVYVFNNGGDKKVYLSSADWMTRNIDYRIEVAVEILDPILKNRVLETLDILFSDTVKARVIDKESSNRYVSRGNKRKVRAQNAIYDYIKALEQPGDKPE
- a CDS encoding YfgG family protein, with the protein product MSTLAHKRRLSIRPRRSGSRIARAVLLISFVILLGRFAYSTITAFGHHQDKQQQRAEQLLLPTNVLINQKE
- a CDS encoding organic hydroperoxide resistance protein; this translates as MSIEKVLYVAHAQATGGRDGRAVSSDNAVDIKLTTPRELGGAGGEGTNPEQLFAAGYSACFLGAMKFVGAREKIAVPADTTVNGSVGIGAIPTGFGIEVELKISLPGLERAVAEDLVQKAHIVCPYSNATRGNIDVTLTIV
- a CDS encoding MarR family winged helix-turn-helix transcriptional regulator, with amino-acid sequence MAETMNDNAYKLDGQLCFALYSANLAMNKLYRRLLSELNLTYPQYLVMLILWEREGLTVSELGERLYLDSATLTPLLKRLQSAGLVVRNRGTEDERQVLIGLTEAGRALQQQARAIPESVFCATECHLEQLQTIKKDLEMLRKSLIGHL
- a CDS encoding YjfB family protein, with translation MDVSQIASLATDLSNLRTSSEASTLVMKKALDSQEAVALGILQALPPLPANPAIGRNVNTTA
- the ppx gene encoding exopolyphosphatase yields the protein MPLTNNEKIEMKPQEFAAIDLGSNSFHMVIARVVNGALQVLGRLKQRVHLADGLDNKSVLSEEAIQRGLSCLALFAERLQGFPAMNVSIVGTHALRQAANAQEFLRRAADIIPYPIEIISGHEEARLIFMGVEHTQPEKGRKLVIDIGGGSTELVIGEDFEPMLVESRRMGCVSFAQQFFPNGEISEANFKRARLAAAQKLETLSWEYRIYGWKFALGASGTIKATHEILVEMGEKDGLITPERLEMLRTQILQFKHFKSLSLPGLSEDRQSVLVPGLAILCGIFDALAIKELRLSDGALREGVLYEMEGRFRHQDIRIRTAQSLATHYNIDREQARRVRETTQQLYAQWAEQNPSLMHPQLEAILNWASMLHEVGLGINHSGMHRHSAYILQNTNLPGFNQEQQLVLSMIVRLHRKAIKLEELPRLNLFKKKQYLPLVQLLRLATLLNNQRQATTTPESLQLHTDDNYWTLTFPHDFFTNNTLVQLDLEREQEYWQDVTGWKLMIEEEKG